A region of Silurus meridionalis isolate SWU-2019-XX chromosome 15, ASM1480568v1, whole genome shotgun sequence DNA encodes the following proteins:
- the si:dkey-247m21.3 gene encoding 5-hydroxytryptamine receptor 4 isoform X3, which translates to MATTADPLEESVDEVVNEHIFNSFERIILTFFLASIIIMTVLGNLLVMVALSRDRQLRKKKTNYFIVSLAFADLLVALLVMPFAAIELITGHWSYGETFCLVRTSLDVLLTTASILHLCCIALDRYYAICCQPLVYRNKMTPVKVSLMLGGCWVIPLFISFLPIMQNWNIIGIEEIIEERKLSHSSNRTSCIFMVNRPYALVCSAVAFYVPLGLMILAYQRIYVTAMEHARQIRILHRAGSTPISSYYSHEHPGSSRMKIETKAAKTLAVIMGCFCLCWAPFFITNVLDPFIQYSVPWQMWTTWLWLGYINSGLNPFLYAFLNRAFRRAFLMILCCGDLRYARQGSFSPSRPCSASVNGTSIALRVCALYIVLYRAISS; encoded by the exons ATGGCCACGACGGCCGACCCATTAGAAGA ATCAGTTGATGAAGTGGTGAATGAGCACATTTTTAACTCCTTCGAGAGGATCATTTTGACATTCTTCCTGGCATCTATTATCATCATGACTGTTCTTGGTAACCTGCTGGTGATGGTGGCTTTGTCAAGGGACAGGCAGCTGAG GAAGAAGAAGACCAACTACTTCATTGTCTCCCTGGCATTCGCAGACCTCCTGGTGGCTCTTTTAGTGATGCCGTTTGCAGCGATAGAGCTCATCACCGGCCACTGGAGTTATGGAGAGACGTTCTGCCTTGTGCGCACCTCACTGGATGTGCTGCTTACCACAGCATCAATACTGCACCTGTGCTGCATTGCCCTAGACAG GTACTATGCAATCTGCTGCCAACCGCTGGTCTACAGGAACAAGATGACGCCTGTGAAAGTGTCCCTGATGCTGGGGGGGTGTTGGGTTATACCCTTGTTCATCTCCTTCCTCCCCATCATGCAGAACTGGAACATCATTGGCATTGAGGAAATT ATTGAGGAGAGGAAGCTCAGCCACAGTTCAAACAGGACATCCTGCATATTCATGGTGAACCGGCCTTATGCCCTTGTTTGCTCTGCCGTAGCCTTCTATGTGCCTCTGGGGTTGATGATCCTCGCCTATCAGCGAATCTATGTGACGGCTATGGAGCACGCTCGGCAGATCCGGATCTTGCATCGCGCCGGATCCACTCCCATATCCTCTTACTACAGTCACGAACACCCCGGCTCTAGCCGCATGAAGATCGAGACCAAGGCAGCCAAGACTCTGGCAGTCATCATGGGCTGCTTTTGCCTGTGCTGGGCACCATTTTTCATCACTAACGTGTTGGACCCATTTATCCAGTACAGCGTACCATGGCAGATGTGGACCACATGGCTGTGGCTGGGATACATTAACTCAGGCTTAAACCCATTCCTCTATGCTTTTCTGAACCGGGCTTTTCGACGAGCTTTCCTCATGATTCTGTGCTGCGGGGACCTGCGCTATGCCCGGCAGGGGAGCTTTAGCCCAAGTAGACCTTGCTCAGCATCAGTAAACGGAACATCCATTGCACTCAG
- the si:dkey-247m21.3 gene encoding 5-hydroxytryptamine receptor 4 isoform X2 yields the protein MATTADPLEESVDEVVNEHIFNSFERIILTFFLASIIIMTVLGNLLVMVALSRDRQLRKKKTNYFIVSLAFADLLVALLVMPFAAIELITGHWSYGETFCLVRTSLDVLLTTASILHLCCIALDRYYAICCQPLVYRNKMTPVKVSLMLGGCWVIPLFISFLPIMQNWNIIGIEEIIEERKLSHSSNRTSCIFMVNRPYALVCSAVAFYVPLGLMILAYQRIYVTAMEHARQIRILHRAGSTPISSYYSHEHPGSSRMKIETKAAKTLAVIMGCFCLCWAPFFITNVLDPFIQYSVPWQMWTTWLWLGYINSGLNPFLYAFLNRAFRRAFLMILCCGDLRYARQGSFSPSRPCSASVNGTSIALRLSFLPNSNYSDNSKRILSSEQESLDSAGVF from the exons ATGGCCACGACGGCCGACCCATTAGAAGA ATCAGTTGATGAAGTGGTGAATGAGCACATTTTTAACTCCTTCGAGAGGATCATTTTGACATTCTTCCTGGCATCTATTATCATCATGACTGTTCTTGGTAACCTGCTGGTGATGGTGGCTTTGTCAAGGGACAGGCAGCTGAG GAAGAAGAAGACCAACTACTTCATTGTCTCCCTGGCATTCGCAGACCTCCTGGTGGCTCTTTTAGTGATGCCGTTTGCAGCGATAGAGCTCATCACCGGCCACTGGAGTTATGGAGAGACGTTCTGCCTTGTGCGCACCTCACTGGATGTGCTGCTTACCACAGCATCAATACTGCACCTGTGCTGCATTGCCCTAGACAG GTACTATGCAATCTGCTGCCAACCGCTGGTCTACAGGAACAAGATGACGCCTGTGAAAGTGTCCCTGATGCTGGGGGGGTGTTGGGTTATACCCTTGTTCATCTCCTTCCTCCCCATCATGCAGAACTGGAACATCATTGGCATTGAGGAAATT ATTGAGGAGAGGAAGCTCAGCCACAGTTCAAACAGGACATCCTGCATATTCATGGTGAACCGGCCTTATGCCCTTGTTTGCTCTGCCGTAGCCTTCTATGTGCCTCTGGGGTTGATGATCCTCGCCTATCAGCGAATCTATGTGACGGCTATGGAGCACGCTCGGCAGATCCGGATCTTGCATCGCGCCGGATCCACTCCCATATCCTCTTACTACAGTCACGAACACCCCGGCTCTAGCCGCATGAAGATCGAGACCAAGGCAGCCAAGACTCTGGCAGTCATCATGGGCTGCTTTTGCCTGTGCTGGGCACCATTTTTCATCACTAACGTGTTGGACCCATTTATCCAGTACAGCGTACCATGGCAGATGTGGACCACATGGCTGTGGCTGGGATACATTAACTCAGGCTTAAACCCATTCCTCTATGCTTTTCTGAACCGGGCTTTTCGACGAGCTTTCCTCATGATTCTGTGCTGCGGGGACCTGCGCTATGCCCGGCAGGGGAGCTTTAGCCCAAGTAGACCTTGCTCAGCATCAGTAAACGGAACATCCATTGCACTCAG